Proteins encoded within one genomic window of Bradyrhizobium sp. 186:
- a CDS encoding alkene reductase, translated as MSRPTKLFETCKLGPITLANRFVMAPLTRNRAAPGTFVPSPLAADYYGQRASAGLLITEASQVSQQGQGYQDTPGIYTKEQVAGWRKVTDRVHERGGKIFIQLWHVGRISHVALQADGAAPVAPSAIRAKGKTFVNGTFADVSEPRALALSEIPGIIDDFKRATRNALEAGFDGVEIHGANGYLLEQFAKDGTNKRTDAYGGSIENRARLMLEVSKAVVAEAGADRTGIRISPVTPANDISDSNPQALYDHIVDGLSALKLVYLHVVEGATGGPRDIAPFDYAGLRKRFSGAYVANNGYDFDLATKVLDAGAADLIAFGKPFISNPDLVERLKNGAALNEWDKNTFYGGGAKGYTDYPTREAAEAAE; from the coding sequence ATGAGCCGTCCGACGAAATTGTTTGAGACCTGCAAGCTCGGCCCGATCACGCTTGCGAACCGTTTCGTGATGGCGCCGCTGACGCGCAACCGGGCCGCGCCAGGCACGTTCGTACCGAGCCCACTTGCCGCCGACTATTATGGCCAGCGTGCCTCCGCCGGCCTGCTGATCACCGAAGCGAGCCAGGTCTCGCAGCAGGGCCAGGGCTACCAGGACACGCCAGGCATCTACACGAAGGAGCAGGTCGCCGGCTGGCGCAAGGTCACCGACCGCGTCCACGAGCGCGGCGGAAAAATCTTCATCCAGCTCTGGCATGTCGGCCGCATCTCGCACGTCGCGCTTCAGGCCGATGGCGCAGCCCCGGTGGCACCGAGCGCGATCCGCGCCAAGGGCAAGACCTTCGTCAACGGCACTTTCGCCGACGTCTCCGAGCCCCGCGCGCTCGCACTCTCCGAAATTCCAGGCATCATCGATGACTTCAAGCGCGCGACGCGCAATGCGCTGGAGGCCGGCTTCGACGGCGTCGAGATCCACGGTGCCAACGGCTATCTGCTCGAGCAGTTCGCCAAGGACGGCACCAACAAGCGCACCGACGCCTATGGCGGCTCCATCGAGAATCGCGCGCGGCTGATGCTGGAGGTCTCCAAGGCCGTGGTGGCCGAGGCCGGCGCCGACCGCACCGGCATCCGCATCTCGCCGGTGACGCCGGCCAACGACATCTCGGACTCCAACCCGCAAGCCTTGTACGATCATATCGTCGACGGGCTCAGCGCCCTGAAGCTCGTCTATCTCCATGTCGTCGAGGGCGCCACCGGTGGCCCGCGCGACATCGCGCCGTTCGACTATGCGGGCCTGCGCAAGCGCTTCTCCGGCGCCTATGTCGCCAACAACGGCTACGATTTCGACCTCGCGACCAAGGTGCTCGACGCCGGCGCGGCCGATCTGATCGCGTTCGGCAAGCCGTTCATCTCCAACCCCGACCTGGTCGAGCGGCTGAAGAATGGCGCGGCGCTGAACGAGTGGGACAAGAACACGTTCTACGGCGGCGGCGCCAAGGGATATACGGACTATCCGACGCGGGAGGCGGCTGAAGCGGCGGAGTAA
- a CDS encoding IclR family transcriptional regulator C-terminal domain-containing protein, with the protein MVRSSRDGTGRAAKTKAAKTGEKNAEKGAEPRSSLFVGSTEKAFQVLHAFDGPQRYMTLADIARAAGLDRSAAQRLVYTLETLGYLKRIEGTRNYGLTSKVLQFSHSYLKANDLIDRASPYLLDISRNLGETCNLHELDGHEIVFVARFPGQHLINIDIVIGSRLPTFFTASGTAILSALPEEERLDLLKRTPLAPLTPFTVIDPKALLERVRVAARRGYAVIMNETVMGDISVAAPIIDEHGRAVAAINISVPTTRWTRERAEAELAQHVHVAATSISKSKFNRYAA; encoded by the coding sequence ATGGTGCGTAGCAGCCGCGACGGCACCGGCCGCGCCGCGAAGACAAAGGCCGCCAAAACCGGCGAGAAGAATGCGGAGAAGGGCGCCGAGCCGCGCTCGTCCCTGTTCGTCGGCTCGACCGAGAAGGCGTTCCAGGTCCTGCATGCCTTCGACGGGCCGCAGCGCTACATGACGCTCGCCGACATCGCGCGCGCCGCCGGTCTCGACCGCAGCGCCGCCCAGCGCCTCGTCTACACGCTCGAGACGCTCGGCTATCTCAAGCGGATCGAGGGCACGCGCAACTACGGCCTCACCTCGAAGGTGCTCCAGTTTTCGCACAGCTATCTCAAGGCCAACGATCTGATCGACCGGGCTTCGCCCTATCTGCTCGACATCAGCCGCAATCTCGGCGAGACCTGCAATCTGCACGAGCTCGACGGCCACGAGATCGTGTTCGTGGCGCGCTTTCCGGGCCAGCACCTCATCAACATCGATATCGTGATCGGCAGCCGGCTGCCGACCTTTTTCACGGCCTCCGGCACCGCGATCCTGTCGGCGCTGCCCGAGGAAGAGCGCCTCGATCTGCTCAAGCGGACGCCGCTCGCGCCGTTGACGCCGTTCACGGTGATCGATCCGAAAGCGCTGCTGGAGCGCGTTCGCGTCGCGGCCCGGCGCGGCTATGCTGTGATCATGAACGAGACCGTCATGGGCGACATTTCGGTCGCGGCCCCCATCATCGACGAGCACGGCCGTGCGGTCGCCGCGATCAACATCTCGGTGCCGACGACGCGCTGGACCCGGGAGCGTGCCGAGGCCGAGCTGGCGCAGCACGTCCATGTCGCCGCAACCTCGATCTCCAAGTCGAAGTTCAACCGCTACGCAGCCTGA
- a CDS encoding lytic murein transglycosylase: MLQTRFAIAAATLLAFSATASAQFQPPPVKPQAAPRPAAPSPRAASCHNGASFDRFVADVKSQAVAAGVSQHTIAETSPYLVYDQGIVNRDRGQRVFGQLFTEFAGRMAAPYRMQNGQQHIKTHAAAFARAEKEYGVPPAVIAAFWGLESDFGANMGNLPTLKSLVSLAYDCRRSEMFVNETIAALKVIDRGDLAPDEMIGSWAGELGQTQFLPVHYVNYAVDYDGDGRRDLLRSEPDVIGSTANYIANGLKWRRGEPWLEEIKVPQNLPWDQTDLTVQQPRSKWAQLGVTYPDGRPLPNDNLAASVLLPMGRTGPAFMAYPNFAAYTEWNNSLIYSTTAGYLASRIAGAAPMRKPAQPVAQLPFNELKELQQLLVRAGFNVGKVDGVLGQQSRAAVKAMQVKYGLPADSWPTAELLARMRGATAQAQPAATIR, from the coding sequence ATGCTCCAGACCCGATTTGCAATCGCGGCCGCCACTCTGCTCGCATTCTCCGCAACCGCTTCCGCTCAATTCCAGCCACCGCCCGTCAAACCGCAGGCCGCACCTAGGCCGGCCGCGCCCTCGCCGCGCGCGGCGTCGTGCCACAATGGGGCGAGCTTCGATCGCTTCGTGGCAGACGTGAAAAGCCAGGCGGTTGCCGCCGGTGTGTCGCAGCACACGATCGCGGAGACCTCGCCCTACCTCGTCTACGACCAGGGCATCGTCAACCGCGACCGCGGCCAGCGCGTGTTCGGCCAGCTCTTCACCGAATTTGCCGGCCGCATGGCCGCGCCCTATCGCATGCAGAACGGCCAGCAGCACATCAAGACCCATGCGGCGGCGTTCGCGCGCGCCGAAAAGGAATATGGCGTGCCGCCGGCGGTGATCGCGGCGTTCTGGGGCCTCGAGAGCGATTTCGGCGCCAACATGGGCAATTTGCCGACACTGAAATCGCTGGTGTCGCTCGCCTATGACTGCCGCCGCTCGGAGATGTTCGTGAACGAGACCATCGCCGCGCTGAAGGTCATCGACCGCGGCGATCTTGCACCCGACGAGATGATCGGCTCCTGGGCCGGCGAGCTCGGCCAGACACAGTTTTTGCCGGTGCACTATGTCAACTATGCCGTCGACTATGACGGCGATGGACGGCGCGACCTGTTGCGTAGCGAACCGGACGTGATCGGCTCGACCGCGAACTACATCGCCAACGGCTTGAAGTGGCGGCGCGGCGAGCCGTGGCTGGAAGAGATCAAGGTGCCGCAAAACCTGCCGTGGGATCAGACCGATCTCACGGTGCAGCAGCCGCGCTCGAAATGGGCGCAGCTCGGTGTCACCTATCCGGACGGACGGCCGCTGCCGAACGACAATCTCGCGGCCTCCGTGCTGCTGCCGATGGGACGGACGGGACCTGCATTCATGGCCTATCCGAATTTCGCGGCTTACACCGAGTGGAATAACTCGCTGATCTATTCGACCACCGCGGGCTATCTCGCCTCGCGCATCGCGGGCGCGGCCCCGATGCGCAAGCCGGCCCAACCGGTGGCGCAACTGCCGTTCAACGAGCTCAAGGAGTTGCAGCAGCTCCTGGTCCGGGCAGGCTTCAATGTCGGCAAGGTCGACGGCGTGCTGGGCCAGCAGAGCCGGGCAGCCGTGAAGGCGATGCAGGTCAAATACGGCCTGCCCGCCGATTCCTGGCCGACCGCCGAGTTGCTCGCGCGCATGCGCGGCGCCACGGCACAGGCGCAGCCGGCAGCGACGATCCGGTAG
- the dapA gene encoding 4-hydroxy-tetrahydrodipicolinate synthase, translating into MLTANRLRGLFPAIPTPVKADDTIDAAAVSALFAWLNKQGIDGVVPLGGTGEYGALARAERIRMAGLSVQAMAGKGPVIAGVLDTGFHDALQAGREFAAEGVDGLLVLTPYYTNPTQAGIRDYFLRYADASPVPILIYEIPYRTRIAIEPKILHELSGHPNIIGMKACNLDMYHFLQVVAGVDESFAVLSGEDSLFPLHLAAGAKGGIIVTACLLPRAWRQVFETATAGKTAEALSIHRRLIPLMNMAFAETNPGPMKAVMDLVGVDAPRMLAPLVQPAPALVAALRAELGRQLAISEGIA; encoded by the coding sequence ATGCTCACTGCCAATCGTCTCCGCGGCCTGTTTCCGGCCATCCCGACCCCGGTCAAGGCCGACGACACCATCGACGCCGCTGCGGTCTCGGCGCTGTTCGCCTGGCTCAACAAGCAGGGCATCGACGGCGTGGTGCCGCTCGGCGGCACCGGCGAGTACGGCGCGCTGGCGCGGGCCGAGCGGATCCGGATGGCGGGGCTGTCGGTGCAGGCCATGGCGGGGAAGGGCCCGGTCATCGCCGGTGTCCTGGATACCGGCTTCCACGATGCGCTCCAGGCAGGCCGTGAATTTGCCGCCGAAGGCGTGGACGGCCTCCTGGTTCTTACGCCATATTATACCAACCCGACTCAGGCTGGCATCCGCGACTATTTCCTGCGCTATGCCGATGCGTCGCCCGTGCCCATCCTGATCTATGAAATCCCTTACCGCACCCGGATCGCGATCGAGCCCAAGATCCTGCATGAGCTCTCCGGGCATCCCAACATTATCGGCATGAAGGCCTGCAACCTCGACATGTATCATTTCCTCCAGGTCGTGGCCGGCGTCGACGAGAGTTTTGCAGTGCTGAGCGGCGAAGACAGCCTGTTTCCGCTTCATCTCGCGGCCGGCGCGAAGGGAGGCATCATCGTGACCGCGTGCCTGCTGCCGCGCGCCTGGCGCCAGGTTTTCGAGACGGCCACGGCGGGCAAGACAGCGGAGGCATTGAGCATCCATCGCCGCCTGATCCCGCTGATGAACATGGCGTTCGCCGAAACCAATCCGGGCCCGATGAAGGCGGTGATGGATCTGGTCGGCGTCGACGCGCCGCGCATGCTGGCGCCGCTGGTCCAGCCGGCGCCGGCGCTGGTCGCTGCGCTCCGCGCCGAACTCGGCCGGCAACTGGCGATCTCGGAGGGCATCGCGTGA
- a CDS encoding tetratricopeptide repeat protein: MTKAAVPLLIVLGVLIGLSTHMVVNCGDEDDPDICSAVIGFSPLRGSLIAFAYEGRGRIALRHGDWRRAIADFDEAIHLNPNRASLYRDRALARREHGELELAIEDYDEAIAHDPKLAAPYHQRGLALAAKGDLDRAILSYNTAIRLGPSDAQARLDRGLAFLARGQADDARADFEAALALPAGKDGRTRDAARAKLAELTSAEPTPVSAPRR, from the coding sequence ATGACCAAAGCTGCCGTGCCATTGCTGATCGTCCTGGGCGTGCTCATCGGCCTGTCCACGCACATGGTCGTCAATTGCGGCGACGAGGACGACCCCGACATCTGCTCGGCCGTGATCGGCTTCTCGCCGTTGCGCGGTTCGCTGATCGCTTTCGCCTATGAGGGGCGCGGACGGATCGCGCTGCGTCATGGCGACTGGCGGCGGGCGATCGCCGATTTCGACGAGGCCATCCACCTCAATCCCAACCGCGCCTCGCTCTATCGCGACCGCGCTCTCGCGCGCCGGGAGCATGGCGAACTGGAGCTCGCCATCGAGGACTATGACGAAGCGATCGCGCATGATCCCAAGCTTGCCGCGCCCTACCACCAGCGCGGTCTTGCGCTCGCCGCCAAGGGCGATCTCGACCGCGCCATCCTGAGCTACAACACGGCGATCCGTCTCGGCCCATCGGATGCGCAGGCCCGTCTCGACCGCGGCCTCGCGTTCCTCGCCCGCGGCCAGGCCGATGACGCGCGCGCCGATTTCGAAGCAGCTCTAGCGCTGCCGGCCGGCAAGGACGGCCGCACCCGTGACGCGGCCCGCGCGAAGCTCGCCGAGCTCACGAGCGCCGAGCCGACCCCGGTCTCCGCGCCGCGGCGGTGA
- the htpX gene encoding zinc metalloprotease HtpX: MNYLRTAMLLAGLTALFMGVGYLIGGASGAMIALVIAAATNLLTYWNSDRMVLSMYGAREVDRASAPELVGLVAELAGRAGLPMPRVFLMDEPQPNAFATGRNPDNAAVAVTTGLMHQLSREELAGVIAHELAHIKHHDTLLMTITATIAGAISMLAQFGMFFGGNRDNNSGPGIVGSILMMILAPLGALLVQMAISRTREYAADNFGARIAGQPMWLASALVKIERAAHQVPNVEAERNPATAHMFIINPLSGHGVDNLFATHPSTQNRIAALQQLAAELGAHAAPSVGANENYPPQSPWGRSSWRGPSSRGPWG; the protein is encoded by the coding sequence ATGAACTATCTTCGTACCGCAATGCTTCTCGCAGGCCTCACCGCCCTGTTCATGGGTGTGGGCTATCTGATCGGCGGTGCCTCCGGTGCCATGATCGCGCTGGTCATTGCGGCGGCGACCAATCTCCTCACCTATTGGAACTCCGACCGCATGGTGCTCTCGATGTACGGCGCCCGTGAGGTCGACCGCGCCAGCGCGCCGGAACTGGTCGGCCTCGTCGCCGAGCTTGCGGGCCGCGCCGGCCTGCCGATGCCGCGCGTGTTCCTGATGGACGAGCCGCAGCCCAACGCGTTCGCGACCGGCCGCAATCCCGACAATGCCGCGGTCGCCGTCACCACCGGCTTGATGCACCAGCTCAGCCGCGAGGAGCTCGCCGGCGTCATCGCCCACGAGCTTGCGCATATCAAGCATCACGACACGCTCCTGATGACGATCACCGCGACCATCGCCGGCGCGATCTCCATGCTCGCCCAGTTCGGCATGTTCTTCGGGGGCAACCGCGACAACAACAGCGGCCCCGGCATCGTCGGGTCGATCCTGATGATGATCCTGGCACCGCTTGGCGCCTTGCTGGTGCAGATGGCGATCAGTCGGACCCGCGAATACGCCGCCGACAATTTCGGCGCGCGCATCGCCGGCCAGCCGATGTGGCTGGCATCGGCGCTGGTCAAGATCGAGAGGGCCGCGCATCAGGTGCCGAATGTCGAGGCCGAGCGAAATCCTGCGACCGCGCACATGTTCATCATCAACCCGCTGTCTGGCCATGGCGTGGACAATCTCTTCGCCACCCATCCCTCGACGCAGAACCGCATCGCGGCGCTTCAGCAACTCGCGGCCGAACTCGGCGCGCATGCCGCGCCATCAGTCGGCGCCAATGAAAACTATCCGCCGCAAAGCCCGTGGGGCCGCTCGTCCTGGCGCGGGCCTTCTTCACGTGGTCCTTGGGGTTGA
- a CDS encoding antibiotic biosynthesis monooxygenase — translation MYAAIRQAKAKSGSAEELARRIKDGAVPIISDVDGFRAYYVVYAGDDTVTAISIFDKFEQAEEANRRAIAWIEKDLGPLLAGHASAAAGPVIVHTLA, via the coding sequence ATGTATGCCGCCATCCGTCAGGCCAAGGCAAAAAGCGGGAGCGCGGAAGAGCTGGCGCGCCGCATCAAAGACGGCGCCGTTCCAATCATCAGCGACGTCGACGGCTTCAGGGCCTATTACGTGGTCTATGCCGGCGACGACACGGTGACCGCGATCTCCATCTTCGACAAGTTCGAGCAGGCGGAGGAGGCGAACCGGCGCGCGATCGCCTGGATCGAGAAGGATCTGGGCCCGCTGCTCGCCGGACACGCGAGCGCCGCCGCGGGCCCGGTGATCGTGCATACGCTGGCGTAG
- a CDS encoding cysteine synthase A has protein sequence MNGVRTGFLDSIGNTPLIRLRMASEATSCEIYGKAEFLNPGGSIKDRAALAMINDAEQSGKLGPGGVIVEGTAGNVGIGIALVANARGYRSVIVMPDTQSQEKKDMLRLCGADLRLVPAVPYSNPGHYARYSGQLAEELGAFWANQFDNVANREGHYRTTGPEIWEQTGGKIDGFTCAVGSGGTLGGVARALKERNPAVRIALSDPMGAALYDWFTKGELTTEGDSITEGIGQVRVTRNLEGTPIDAAYQITDEEALPVLFDLIEHEGLVLGGSSAINIVGAMQLARDLGPGKTIVTILADGGQRYQSKLFNPDFLRKKNLPTPRWME, from the coding sequence ATGAACGGCGTGCGAACGGGATTTTTAGACTCCATCGGCAATACGCCATTGATCAGGTTGCGAATGGCGTCGGAGGCCACAAGCTGCGAGATCTACGGCAAGGCTGAATTTCTTAATCCTGGTGGCTCGATCAAGGATCGTGCGGCCCTCGCCATGATCAATGATGCTGAGCAGAGCGGCAAGCTCGGACCGGGCGGTGTCATTGTCGAAGGCACGGCCGGAAATGTCGGCATCGGCATTGCGCTCGTGGCTAATGCACGCGGTTATCGAAGCGTGATCGTGATGCCCGACACGCAAAGTCAGGAAAAGAAGGATATGTTGCGGTTATGTGGTGCGGACCTGCGACTGGTCCCCGCGGTTCCCTATTCAAATCCCGGTCATTACGCTCGCTATTCCGGCCAGCTCGCCGAAGAACTCGGTGCGTTCTGGGCCAACCAGTTCGACAACGTTGCCAATCGCGAGGGCCACTACCGCACGACAGGACCTGAGATTTGGGAGCAAACGGGCGGAAAAATCGATGGCTTTACCTGTGCCGTCGGCAGTGGCGGGACTTTGGGTGGGGTCGCGCGAGCTCTCAAGGAGCGAAATCCAGCCGTCAGGATTGCGCTCAGCGACCCCATGGGGGCCGCGCTCTATGACTGGTTCACCAAGGGCGAGCTGACGACCGAAGGAGACTCGATCACCGAAGGCATAGGACAAGTGCGTGTGACAAGGAACCTGGAAGGCACGCCAATTGACGCGGCGTATCAGATCACGGACGAGGAAGCGTTGCCCGTTCTATTCGACCTGATCGAGCATGAAGGACTTGTGCTTGGTGGGTCGAGCGCCATCAACATCGTTGGAGCCATGCAACTTGCGCGCGACCTCGGTCCGGGCAAGACCATCGTGACCATCCTCGCGGATGGCGGGCAGCGCTATCAATCCAAGCTGTTCAACCCGGACTTCCTACGTAAGAAAAATCTGCCCACCCCACGTTGGATGGAATAG
- a CDS encoding DUF1993 domain-containing protein: MSFHDAVVPAYLQMLNSLTGLLTKAEAHCAAKKVDPGVLLGSRLFPDMLPLGKQIQLVSDFATKGCARLTHSEVPSTADTETSFAELKQRLAKTIDYVKSFKPEQFEGADTKDVTFPAGPDKSITMKGQQFLSAFSLPNFYFHATTAHGILRHNGVEIGKRDFLGAN, from the coding sequence ATGTCCTTCCACGACGCCGTCGTCCCCGCCTATTTGCAAATGCTGAACAGCCTCACCGGACTGCTCACCAAGGCAGAAGCGCATTGCGCGGCCAAAAAGGTCGACCCCGGCGTCCTGCTCGGCTCCCGCCTCTTCCCGGACATGCTGCCGCTGGGAAAGCAGATCCAGCTCGTCAGCGATTTCGCCACCAAGGGCTGTGCGCGGCTGACGCATAGCGAGGTGCCCTCGACCGCCGATACCGAGACGAGCTTTGCGGAATTGAAGCAGCGGCTGGCCAAGACGATCGACTACGTGAAATCGTTCAAGCCGGAGCAATTCGAGGGCGCCGATACCAAGGACGTTACCTTCCCGGCCGGCCCCGACAAATCCATCACCATGAAGGGCCAGCAATTCTTGAGCGCGTTCTCGCTGCCGAACTTCTATTTCCACGCCACGACCGCCCATGGCATTTTGCGTCACAATGGCGTCGAGATCGGAAAGCGCGACTTCCTCGGCGCGAACTGA
- a CDS encoding ABC transporter permease subunit: MGAPLVVLLVLFLVYPVGQLLLLSVYGDSGFTLAQYRQLFASSVYVDVLLITLKISLVTTLVCVVTGYPIAYLISMVDKERKATLLFWVLLSFWTSFLVRAFAWIVLLGRNGVINKLLISLGIISSPASLLYNFGSVLVGMVNALLPLAVLTMLSVMENIDRNLPRAAATLGARPGMAFWKIYFPLSLPGVAAAGIMVFVTAIGFFIVPALLGGRRETMITQLIIDQIQQTMNWGFAGAISVLLLIVVLVVFAAYDRLLGLSTMTGATAARNAVPSRLSGPIQKAGDAILTLLGEGSDFVLRLLPSRRRGRGSDQPGLGLQAFAWTMLLIISAPTILMIPLSFGSGGLNWPPQGFTLHWYETVLHSPVWTQALLRSLLVGVGTGLLAMLIGTPAAFLLVRSDIPGKAAWLAFILSPIVVPRMIIAVGLFYLFARIGLIGSTVGLILGHTVVAVPYVVMTMMAVLRNYDTRLDHAAQSLGAGPAATLRYVTFPILGAGMMSSFLFAFATSFDELTIALFATGGLNATLPKQFWDEVTLQVSPAIAAVSTCLFVFMGLLIFVAERLRRRAAAR, encoded by the coding sequence ATGGGTGCGCCGCTCGTCGTGCTGCTCGTGCTCTTCCTGGTCTATCCCGTCGGCCAGTTGCTGCTGCTCAGCGTCTACGGCGACAGCGGCTTCACGCTGGCGCAATACCGCCAGCTCTTCGCCTCGTCGGTCTATGTCGATGTCCTGCTCATCACCTTGAAGATTTCGCTGGTCACGACGCTGGTCTGTGTCGTGACGGGGTATCCGATCGCCTATCTGATCTCGATGGTGGACAAGGAGCGCAAGGCGACGCTGCTGTTCTGGGTGCTGCTGTCGTTCTGGACCAGCTTCCTGGTCCGGGCCTTCGCCTGGATCGTGCTGCTCGGGCGCAACGGCGTCATCAACAAGCTCCTGATCTCGCTCGGCATCATCTCGAGCCCTGCGAGCCTGCTCTACAATTTCGGCAGCGTCCTCGTCGGCATGGTGAATGCGCTGCTGCCGCTCGCCGTACTGACGATGCTCTCGGTGATGGAGAACATCGACCGCAACCTGCCGCGTGCGGCGGCCACGCTCGGGGCGCGTCCGGGCATGGCGTTCTGGAAGATCTATTTTCCGCTGTCGCTGCCAGGCGTCGCCGCCGCAGGGATCATGGTGTTCGTTACCGCGATCGGCTTCTTCATCGTGCCCGCGCTGCTCGGCGGACGCCGCGAGACCATGATTACGCAGCTCATCATCGACCAGATCCAGCAGACCATGAACTGGGGCTTTGCCGGCGCGATCTCGGTGCTGCTCCTGATTGTCGTGCTCGTGGTCTTTGCCGCCTACGACCGGCTGCTCGGCCTGTCGACGATGACGGGCGCGACCGCCGCGCGCAATGCTGTGCCCTCGCGTCTCTCGGGCCCGATTCAGAAGGCCGGCGACGCCATCCTGACCCTGCTGGGCGAGGGCTCCGATTTCGTCCTGCGCCTGCTGCCGTCGCGCCGTCGCGGCCGCGGGTCGGATCAGCCGGGCCTGGGCTTGCAGGCTTTCGCCTGGACCATGCTCCTGATCATCAGCGCGCCGACTATCCTGATGATTCCGCTGTCGTTCGGCAGCGGCGGCCTCAACTGGCCACCCCAGGGCTTTACCCTGCACTGGTACGAGACCGTGCTGCACTCGCCGGTGTGGACCCAGGCGTTGCTGCGTTCGCTGCTGGTCGGTGTCGGGACGGGACTGCTCGCGATGCTGATCGGAACGCCGGCGGCGTTCCTGCTGGTGCGCAGCGACATTCCCGGCAAGGCGGCGTGGCTCGCCTTCATCCTGTCGCCGATCGTCGTGCCGCGCATGATCATCGCGGTCGGCCTGTTCTATCTCTTCGCCCGCATCGGCCTGATCGGCAGCACCGTCGGCCTCATTCTCGGACATACCGTCGTCGCGGTGCCCTACGTGGTGATGACCATGATGGCCGTGCTGCGCAACTACGACACCCGGCTCGACCACGCCGCGCAAAGTCTCGGCGCGGGTCCGGCCGCGACGCTGCGTTACGTCACCTTTCCGATTCTGGGTGCGGGGATGATGTCCTCGTTCCTGTTCGCCTTCGCGACCTCATTCGACGAGCTCACCATCGCGCTGTTCGCGACCGGCGGCCTGAATGCCACGCTGCCAAAGCAGTTCTGGGACGAGGTGACGCTTCAGGTTTCGCCCGCGATCGCCGCCGTCTCCACCTGCCTGTTCGTCTTCATGGGGCTCTTGATCTTCGTCGCCGAACGCCTGCGCCGCCGCGCTGCCGCAAGGTAG
- a CDS encoding Crp/Fnr family transcriptional regulator gives MTARSPESIATVHGTSIGNRLLAALPPADLGLLTPHFRTVSFEPDAVLVRSGDELDPVYFPHSGAIAFMLDMPDGQTVATTLMGREGALASFSVLGPSLSSVTAVARVAGTASQISAAKFRAAYAQSAAIRNVVQVHVRALMLQLQHVAACNALHLVDGRMARWLLQLHDRVPDDLLPVTQEALAQLLGVRRTTVTLTMSKLRAAGAVPSDRRGFVEIDRARLESVACGCYALMQRKIDRMYCQELSAPQPALAPFRETTALRSGRV, from the coding sequence TTGACCGCTCGTTCACCAGAAAGCATCGCGACCGTCCACGGCACTAGCATCGGCAATCGGCTGCTGGCGGCGTTGCCACCGGCGGATCTCGGCTTGCTCACGCCCCACTTCCGGACGGTCTCGTTCGAACCCGATGCCGTCTTGGTGCGGTCGGGCGATGAGCTCGACCCGGTTTACTTTCCCCATAGCGGCGCAATCGCCTTTATGCTCGATATGCCAGACGGGCAAACGGTCGCAACCACATTGATGGGGCGGGAAGGCGCTTTGGCCTCGTTTTCCGTGCTCGGCCCATCGCTTTCATCCGTGACCGCGGTTGCTCGCGTGGCCGGCACGGCATCGCAGATCTCCGCCGCCAAGTTTCGGGCTGCCTATGCGCAAAGCGCGGCCATCAGGAATGTCGTGCAGGTTCACGTCCGCGCGCTGATGTTGCAGCTCCAGCACGTTGCCGCCTGCAACGCGCTGCACCTGGTGGATGGCCGCATGGCGCGGTGGCTTCTGCAGCTCCACGACCGCGTTCCCGATGATCTCCTTCCGGTGACGCAGGAGGCGCTTGCGCAGTTGCTTGGGGTGCGGCGGACAACAGTGACCCTGACGATGAGCAAGCTGCGCGCGGCCGGCGCCGTTCCGTCCGACCGGCGCGGGTTTGTAGAGATCGACCGGGCGCGGCTCGAGAGCGTTGCATGCGGTTGTTATGCGCTCATGCAGCGCAAGATCGATCGGATGTATTGCCAGGAATTGTCGGCGCCGCAGCCTGCCCTTGCGCCATTCCGGGAAACAACCGCGCTGCGGTCAGGGCGCGTATGA